Proteins encoded in a region of the Flammeovirga yaeyamensis genome:
- a CDS encoding DUF3127 domain-containing protein codes for MAFDVVGKIEKLFETQQVSDKFKKREFILLIQDGQYPQYIKFQATQDRCNLLDSFNEGDDIAVTFDLRGRPYDKGGETIYFTNLEAWRIQQAAAYQPQAQAPQYGAAPSTPAPTPAAPTSTPAPTTPTENIASSGDDVTDDLPF; via the coding sequence ATGGCTTTCGACGTAGTAGGAAAGATTGAAAAATTATTCGAGACGCAACAAGTGTCTGACAAATTCAAAAAAAGAGAATTTATCCTGTTAATTCAAGACGGACAGTATCCTCAATACATTAAGTTTCAGGCCACTCAAGATCGTTGTAATTTATTGGATAGTTTCAACGAAGGAGATGATATCGCCGTTACTTTTGATTTAAGAGGTCGTCCATACGACAAAGGTGGTGAGACAATCTACTTCACTAACTTGGAAGCATGGAGAATCCAACAAGCAGCAGCTTACCAACCACAGGCACAAGCTCCTCAGTATGGTGCAGCTCCTTCTACTCCAGCTCCAACACCGGCAGCACCAACAAGTACTCCGGCTCCAACAACTCCAACAGAAAATATTGCATCATCTGGCGATGATGTAACTGACGATCTACCATTCTAA
- a CDS encoding acyl-CoA dehydrogenase family protein has protein sequence MTDYYSISDLLTDEQQLIQKSINEFVEKEISPIIETHAQNCTFPNHLISKFGEMGIFGPCVDQKYGGGGLDYITYGLIMQEIEKGDSGMRSVASVQSSLVMYPIEAYGSEAQKEKYLPKLATGELLGCFGLTEPNHGSNPNGMETRLKKEGDHYILSGSKMWITNSPIADIAVVWAKNDEGRIKGVIVEKGMKGFTAPEIHNKWSLRASVTGELVFDDVVITEENILPGKDGLGAPLKCLDQARYGIAWGAIGASIDCYETAVKYASERKQFDKTLGSFQLTQKKLSEMLTEITKAQLLALRLGQLKNQGKASTSQISMAKRNNVEMALNVARTSRQILGGMGITGDYPIMRHMMNLESVITYEGTHDIHLLILGADITGTPAFV, from the coding sequence ATGACTGATTACTATTCTATTTCAGACTTACTGACTGATGAACAGCAACTCATCCAAAAATCCATAAATGAATTCGTTGAAAAAGAGATATCGCCCATCATAGAAACTCATGCTCAAAACTGTACTTTCCCAAATCATTTGATATCGAAATTTGGGGAAATGGGAATTTTCGGACCTTGTGTCGATCAAAAATATGGAGGTGGCGGGTTAGACTATATCACTTATGGTCTAATTATGCAGGAAATAGAAAAAGGAGATTCTGGAATGCGATCGGTAGCTTCTGTGCAAAGTTCTTTGGTCATGTATCCCATTGAAGCTTACGGAAGTGAAGCTCAAAAAGAAAAGTACCTTCCAAAATTAGCAACGGGTGAATTGTTGGGTTGTTTTGGGCTTACCGAACCTAATCATGGATCCAATCCTAATGGAATGGAAACTCGATTGAAAAAAGAAGGAGACCATTATATCTTGTCGGGTAGTAAAATGTGGATTACCAACTCTCCAATTGCCGACATCGCTGTGGTTTGGGCAAAGAATGATGAGGGTAGAATTAAAGGAGTAATTGTTGAAAAAGGAATGAAAGGCTTTACTGCTCCCGAAATTCATAATAAATGGTCTCTCAGAGCAAGCGTTACAGGAGAATTAGTATTTGATGATGTGGTCATTACTGAAGAAAATATTCTACCTGGAAAAGATGGTTTGGGTGCTCCATTAAAATGTCTTGATCAAGCACGTTATGGTATTGCTTGGGGAGCAATTGGTGCATCCATAGATTGTTACGAAACTGCAGTGAAATATGCTTCAGAAAGGAAACAATTTGATAAGACTTTGGGCAGTTTCCAACTCACCCAGAAAAAATTATCAGAAATGTTAACTGAAATTACTAAGGCACAATTGTTAGCTTTGCGCTTAGGTCAGTTAAAAAATCAAGGTAAAGCCAGTACTTCTCAAATTTCTATGGCAAAAAGAAATAATGTAGAAATGGCTTTAAATGTAGCAAGAACATCAAGACAAATTCTTGGAGGTATGGGAATCACAGGTGATTATCCTATTATGCGACATATGATGAATCTCGAATCGGTGATCACTTATGAAGGGACGCACGACATTCATCTTCTTATTTTAGGGGCTGATATTACAGGAACTCCAGCATTTGTATAA
- a CDS encoding pseudouridine synthase, with protein sequence MNHKYFVVNKPYGVLPQFSDADGRPTLKSLGKFPTDVYPVGRLDLDSEGLLIITNDKNLNHQLLNPKFEHAKTYLVQVDGDITEEAIKKLEKGTEISVNKTKYKTLPAKCKKVKKPDNLEERNPPVRFRKNIPTSFIELTIHEGKNRQVRKMTASVGFPTLRLIRLSIEKLRIRKLKSGGVIELDKDFLYSHLNIDDKPAVKKKKYSNENVTPYQRKKSFKPEKSGIKKGYKKR encoded by the coding sequence ATGAATCATAAATATTTTGTAGTTAATAAACCGTACGGTGTCTTGCCTCAGTTTTCTGATGCAGACGGAAGACCAACATTAAAATCACTTGGCAAGTTTCCAACGGATGTTTACCCTGTCGGAAGGTTAGATCTTGATAGTGAAGGTTTATTGATTATCACCAACGATAAAAACCTTAATCATCAACTTCTCAACCCTAAATTTGAACATGCAAAAACCTATCTTGTTCAGGTCGATGGTGATATTACAGAAGAAGCGATTAAGAAATTAGAAAAGGGAACAGAAATATCGGTCAATAAGACCAAATATAAAACCCTGCCTGCGAAATGTAAAAAGGTAAAAAAACCGGATAATTTAGAAGAACGTAACCCTCCTGTTCGTTTCCGAAAAAATATTCCCACTTCTTTTATTGAATTGACAATTCATGAAGGAAAAAACAGACAGGTACGTAAAATGACTGCATCTGTAGGTTTCCCAACGTTGCGTTTGATTCGTTTATCAATTGAAAAATTACGCATTAGAAAACTTAAATCAGGTGGTGTCATCGAATTGGATAAGGATTTTCTTTATTCACACTTAAATATTGATGATAAACCCGCAGTAAAGAAAAAGAAGTATTCGAATGAAAATGTGACTCCCTACCAAAGAAAGAAGTCCTTTAAACCTGAAAAATCAGGGATAAAGAAAGGATATAAGAAAAGATAA
- a CDS encoding aldo/keto reductase: MKYKILGNTGLKVSELCLGTMTFGEDWGTGANKEVSKKIFDAFVDKGGNFFDTANFYTNGTSEKFLGEFIQQERDHHIVATKYTLIEDPKHPNGSGNSRRNMMNTVEASLKRLNTDYIDVLWLHMWDNTTPIEDILRGMNDLISQGKVAYIGISDTPAWVVSKGNTYAQSRGWEPFSAIQVEHSLIAREVERELLPMSDHYGMSVLAWAPLGAGILSGKYNKGMIDQGRLSEQSVKFTEHNIKIAQKVEEIANGIGATTAQVALKWLMQKNKKVIPIIGARKVEQVNQNLGVLDIQLTDSMMEELNEISKIDLGFPNAFLQTENALKYSFGGWHDKIDF; the protein is encoded by the coding sequence ATGAAATACAAAATTTTAGGAAATACCGGTCTTAAGGTGTCAGAACTATGCTTGGGCACCATGACTTTCGGCGAAGATTGGGGGACAGGAGCAAATAAAGAAGTGAGCAAAAAGATATTTGATGCCTTCGTAGATAAAGGAGGTAATTTCTTTGATACAGCTAACTTTTATACCAATGGTACTTCCGAAAAATTCTTAGGAGAATTTATTCAGCAAGAGAGAGATCATCATATTGTTGCCACAAAATATACTTTGATAGAAGATCCAAAACATCCAAACGGATCAGGAAATTCTAGACGTAATATGATGAATACGGTAGAAGCATCATTAAAACGTTTAAATACCGATTACATAGATGTACTATGGTTACATATGTGGGATAATACCACACCAATCGAAGATATTTTGAGAGGAATGAACGATTTAATCTCTCAAGGGAAGGTGGCCTATATTGGTATATCAGATACACCTGCTTGGGTAGTGTCAAAAGGAAATACCTATGCTCAATCAAGAGGTTGGGAGCCTTTTTCGGCCATTCAAGTTGAACATTCACTTATCGCAAGAGAGGTGGAAAGAGAGCTGCTTCCTATGTCAGATCATTATGGAATGAGCGTTTTGGCTTGGGCACCTTTGGGAGCAGGAATCCTCTCAGGTAAATACAATAAAGGAATGATTGATCAAGGTCGATTATCCGAACAGAGCGTGAAGTTTACGGAGCACAATATTAAGATTGCACAAAAGGTGGAAGAGATTGCCAATGGAATAGGGGCGACAACTGCTCAGGTAGCCTTAAAATGGTTGATGCAAAAAAATAAAAAAGTGATTCCAATAATTGGTGCTAGAAAAGTAGAGCAAGTCAATCAAAATTTAGGAGTGCTTGATATTCAACTTACAGATTCGATGATGGAAGAATTAAATGAGATATCAAAAATTGATTTAGGTTTTCCAAATGCCTTTTTACAAACGGAGAATGCATTAAAATATTCTTTTGGAGGGTGGCATGATAAAATTGATTTTTAA